Sequence from the Chloroflexota bacterium genome:
GCGACCCGGTAGTGCGTATGGAACATCTCGGTCGTCTCGCCGAAGGCGTAGCCGGCCTTGAGCGCCCGGGCGTTCGCCTCCGCGATGACCGGGCGGGCCTTGAACCGATCCTCGATCCAGCGGAGCGTCGGATCCATGCTCCGCTCGTAGAGCCAGAACATGAGGCCGAGGGCGAAGAAGTTCTTCGTCAGGTCGATCTGCTTGTTCGACATCTCGAGACCGTCAAGCGAGCGCGCGTTGAGGCTCGAGATGGGGATGGGGAAGACCGTGTACTGGCTGAGCGTCCCATCGTGAAGGGGGTTCTCGGCATAGCCGACCTTGTGAAGGTTCGTCGGCGTGAAGGCGTCCTCGTTGACGATGAGCGCGCCTCCAGCCGGCAGGTCGCCGATGTTCGCCTTGAGGGCCGCCGGGTTCATCGCGACGAGGACGTCCGGCTGATCGCCCGGGGTGTGGATGTCCGTGCTGCTGAAGCTCAGCTGGAAGCCGGAGACACCGGGCAGCGAGCCAGCTGGCGCCCGGATCTCTGCCGGGAAGTCCGGGAGGGTGCTGATGTCATTGCCGAAGACGGCGGCGGTCCGGGTGAACTGCGTGCCGGTGAGCTGCATCCCGTCGCCGGAGTCGCCGGCGAACCGGATCGTGACGCGTTCGAGCTCCTGCGTCGGAAGATGACGCTCGGCGATGGTCACGCTCCCTCCGACTCCTTCATCTGCTGGTGCGGGCGGGGCGGAAGGTTGAGGACCTCCTCCGGGAACGCCTCCGCGAGATAGCGCAGGACGTCCTGCGGCCGGACGATCCCCTGGAGGGTGCCGGTCGCGTCGACGATCGGCACGTTCCGGTAGCGACCCGTCTCCATGAGCGCGACGGCGGCGGCGATGGGGTCGTCGAGCCGGAGCGTGTGCGGCTCCGCGTTCATGAGCGCCTCGACGGGCCGATCAAGCTCCTCATCCGTACCGACGAGCTGGGCGACGATGTCGCGCTCGGTGAGCACGCCGAGCAGCCGCCCCTTCGCGTCCGCGACGACGACGCTGTCTCCGGTCCCCGTCCCCTGGATCGCGAGGAGGCACGTCGCGAGGCTCGTCCCGGGCGCGACACGGACGGGATCACGGCGCCGGAGGACCTTGATCGGCTCGTCGAGGAGCGTGGGGACCCGCTCGGCGACAGGGCGCACTCGTGTTACATCGCTCACGTCGCGAAGTGTAGGACCGCATCGGAAAACCGACCAGCCGCTGGAGGGGCGGTTGGCGTGGCGTGGCGCCGCCCGTCCTCCGGAGCGGCGGCGGCCGCGCCGGCGTTTTCCCCGCAGATCGACTCCTGCGGACCGTTAGTGAGCCCGCGGCCTCGGATTCGATCAAGACGCCGCGCAGACTCGCAGTCCACGCACGAATCGGCGGGGCGGCTGATCGATCTCGCCGTTCCGAGCGCGACTCCCGTCGGTAAGCGCCTGGAGCAGTCGATCAGCGATGAAATCGGCCCGACGACCTCGCGGCCGCAAGCGGTCGGGGCAGGCCGGACTGCGAACCCCTGGTGTCGGGCGAGCCGAGTACGTCGGGCGTCAAGAGCGTCCGGTCCGATACGTCGGGCGTCGAGAGCGTCCGGTCCGATACGATCGGGCGACCATGGATCGTCGTCGCGCCGTCGGGGTGCTCATCGTCGTCGTCTCCGCCTGCGGATTCGGCTCGGGAGCGCTGTTCGCCAAGCCGGCCTACGACGCGGGCATCGACTGGCTGACGCTCCTCGCCTGGCGCTTCGCGATCGGGGCGACCCTCGCCTGGCTGTGGCTCCTGATCTCGCCGGCGCGGCGGGCCGGCCTCCGCGCGATCTCGCGCCGCCAGGTGGCCGGTGCGCTCGCCCTCGGCGCCCTCTACACGGGGAACGCGTCGACCTACTACGCCGCGCTCGAGACGGTCTCTGCGTCGCTTGCAGCCCTCATCGTCTACATCTACCCCGTGCTCGTGGCGGTGCTGACGCTGCGCATCGGGCAGCCCCTCGAGGGTCGTCGCGCATGGGCCGCCCTCGGCGTCGCGACGCTCGGGGCGGTGCTGGCGATCGGCGGCATCGACACCACGCATACGCCACCCCTGAGTGGACTCCTCCTCGCGGTCGCCTCGCCGCTCATCTACGCCTGCTGGATCGTCCTGTCGGCGCGTCTCGGCGGCGAGCGGCGGGATCGGGCGGGCCACGAGGACGAAGCGGGAGCCGCTGCTGCCGTAGCGAGCGCGCTCATGATGACGGCGAGCGCGACGATCTTCTGGGTCGTCGGACTCGCGGCGGACCGGCCGCTCGCCCCGACCTCCATCCCGGCAGCTGCGTGGGCGCCGCTCCTCGGCCTCGGCATCGCCTCGACGTTCGTCGCGATCCAGCTGTTCTACGCCGGCGCCCGGCGGATCGGCGCCGCCCAGGCGGCCCTCATCAGCACGGTCGAACCGGTCTACACGATCACCCTTGCGGCGCTCCTCCTCGGCGAGTTCCTCACCCCGATCCAGCTGGCCGGCGGGGCACTCATCCTCGGAGCGGTCCTGCTCGCCCAGACGTCCGGACGGGCGCGGACCGCGGCGCCGGAGCTCCGGCTCGCCGACGAGTGACCATCCGAGCGCCGCGCGGTCAGTCCGGGAATGCCTCCGCGCCGCGGGAGGCGAGCTCGGAGGCCTCGCGACCGCCATCCTCCGGTGGCAGCCACGAATACGGGTAGGCTGGGTCGTCGAGCTCGGCCGCCTGGCGCGTGAGCCGCAGCGGGTGGAAGGTGTCCACCATGACCGCGAGCTCGTCCGTCCGTTCCTTGCCGATCGACGCCTCCGCGGTCCCGGGATGTGGGCCGTGAGGGATCCCCGCCGGATGAACGGTGAACGAGGCGATCTCGACGCCGCGCCGGCTCATAAAATTGCCGGCCACGTAATAGATGACCTCGTCGCTGTTGATGTTGCTGTGGTTGTACGGCGCGGGGATCGCGAGCGGGTGGTAGTCGAACTTCCGCGGCACGAACGAGCAGACGACGAAGTTCCGGCCCTGGAATGTCTGGTGGACCGGCGGCGGCTGATGGACGCGGCCGGTGATCGGCTCGAAGTCGCCGATGTTGAAGATGTACGGCCAGAGATAACCGTCCCAGCCGACGACGTCGAACGGGTGGTGGCGGTAGTGGTAGGCGGTGATTCGACCGCGGACCTTGACATCGACGACGAACTCGCCGGTCTCCGTCCGTGGCGGGACCGCCTCCGGGATCCGGATGTCGCGGGCCGAGTAGGGCGCGTGTTCGAGCAGCTGGCCGTACTCGTTCCGATAGCGCTTCGGCGACTCGAGCTCGGACGGGCATTCGAGCCACAGCATCCGCTGTTCGGAGCCGGCATCCGGGGCGAGCCGCCACGTCGTCCCGATCGGGATGACGATGTAGTCGCCCGGGCCGTAGCGGAGCGGCCCGAACACCGAGTCGAACAGCCCCTCCCCCTCGTGGACGAAGAGCATCTCGTCCGCCTCGCCGTTGCGGTAGAAGCGGTCCTCCGGCATCGACTCGTCCGGCCTGACGATGCCCATCACGACATCCGCGTTGAAGTACAGGGGGATCCGCCCGCCGATCGCGTCGCCGCCCGGTTGGACCGCGCCGGTCTTCGTCAATCGGTGGCGGTGGAGGCCGTCGACCGCCTCGTCGAGCCGCACCTCGCGGACCGCCTCGACCCGGTGCGTCCGCGTCGGCGGCGTCACGTGGTAGAGGAGGCTGCTCCGCCCGACGAAGCCCTCGACACCGAAGAGCTCCTCGGCGTAGAGGCTCCCGTCCGGAGCCCGGTGCTGCGTGTGGCGCTTGTGCGGCACGTTGCCGCGCGAGATGTAGAACATCGGGCGAGCCTCCTTGGCGGACGAGTCTAGTCCGGCGTCAGCCGCCCGGATCGTCGCCCACGATCGCACTCCGCCGCTCGAGCAGGGCGACGTCGCGCCAGCGGCTCGCTGCGTCGCGGCCGAGTCGCCGCTGGACGCCGACGATCCTGAAACCGGCCCGCGCGTGGAGGGCGAAGCTCGCCGCGTTCTCGGCGAGGATCCCGGCCTGGAGTGTCCAGACCCCGGCAGCCTCCGAGGCCGGGATGAGCTCGCCGAGGAGCGCCGTGCCGACACCGCGTCCGTGCGCGGCGGGATCGACATACACGCTCTCCCAGGCGACCCCGGCGTAGACGGGTCGGTGCGCGTACGGACCGAGTGCGGTCCAGCCGATGATCCGCTCATCGAGGTCCACCGCCACGAACCGGCACTCCGTCCGATGCGCGGCGTCCCACCCGTCCCACTCCGGCGCGTCGCGTTCGAGCGTCGCGTTGCCGCTCGCGATCCCCGCCTCGTAGATCCGGCGGACCGACGGCCAGTCCGCGGCGCGCATCGGCCTGATGAGGGTCATCGGCGATCGCGCGATGGCGGGCGGTCGACGATCGGTGTCCGGAGCTCGCCGAGGCGCTCGATGCCGAGCACGACCTCGTCGCCAGGTTCGAGGTAGCGGCCGAGGGTCTCGTCCCTCACCTCGAGGAGGCAACCGGTCCCGACGGTCCCACTGCCGATGAGGTCGCCCGGCCGGAGGCCGACGTCGGCGGACGCACGGGCGAGCATCTCGCCGAAGGAGAACCGCGCGTCGCTCCACCTGCCCCGGCCGATGGGATGCGTGATGCCTGCGGCGTCGAAGACGGTCGCGGTCATCGCGAGGTCCGGACCGGTCGCCCCAGGTCGGCGCGCATCGGCGATCTCGTCCGGGGTGACGAGCCACGGGCCGATGGAGCTCGCGAAGTCCTTGCCCTTCGCCGGCCCGAGCCGGACGGTCGTCTCGTCGCGCTGGAGGTCGCGCGCCGACCAGTCGTCGAGGATGCAGTAGCCGCCGATCGCCTCCTCCGCCCTCGCCGGGTCGAGATCGCGAGCCGGCGTGTCGACGAGGGCGCAGACCTCGAGCTCGAGATCGAGCTCGGACGAGCCGCGAGGTGCCCAGACCGAATCATCCGAGCCACGGAGCTCGGAGACGTTGCTGAAGTAGAAGACCGGCAGTCGATACCAGGCCTCGGGCACCTCGCCGCCGCGACGCCGCCACATGGCGGCGACGTGGCCCTCGAAGGCGTAGAAGTCGCGGAGGCTCGGCGGGCGCAGGATCGGCGGCCCGAGGCGAAGATCGCTCGCGGCGAGGATCGCGTCGTCGTCCGGATCGTCCGGATCGTCCGGATCGTCCGGTTCGCTCGGCTCGGTGAGCGCGAGGAACCCCTCGAGGATCGCCCGCAGGGCTTCGACGCGACGACCGGCGGCGAGGTGATCGTCGAGGGTCGTGACCGGCGAGCGGAAGAGGCCGTCGTTGTGGGCGAGGCGCGGATCTGCCGCGAGCAGACGGCGTCGCGCGACCTCGAGGTCGAGCCACCCTCCCGGGGACGGCGCGGCGGCAGCCGGACCGCCGAGTGCGGCGGCGAGTCGCCACGGCGTCCCCGCGGGCGCGTGACGTTCGCGGACGTGCGCGATCCTCATGGGGACTAGAGGTTCCCGCGCCGCGCCTGTTCGATCTCGATGGCCTCGAAGAGCGCCTTGAAGTTGCCGACCCCGAACCCGCGCGACCCGTGCCGTTCGATGACCTCGAAGAAGAACGTAGGCCGATCCTGCACCGGACGGGTGAAGATCTGGAGCAGGTAGCCCTCCTCGTCGCGGTCCGCCTCGATGCCGAGCTCCTCGAGCGTCGCCATCGGCACGCCGACATCCCCGACGCGTTCGGCAAGCGTCTCGTAATACGCGTGCGGCATGCCGAGGAACTCCACGCCGTTCTCTCGGAGCGTTCCCACGGTCGCCACGATGTCGTCCGTGCGGAGGGCGATGTGCTGACAGCCGGGCATGCCGTACCAGTCGAGGAACTCCTGGATCTGGCTCTTCTTCTTGCCGCTGGCCGGCTCGTTGATCGGGAACTTGATGCGGCCGGAGCCGTTCGTCATGACCTTGGACATGAGCGCCGAGTACTCGGTGTGGATGACCGAGTCGTCGTAGTGGATGAGCTGGCTGAAACCGAACACGTCGCGATAGAAGTCGACGAAGCTGTCCATCTCGCCGAGGGCGACGTTGCCGACGCAGTGGTCGACCTCGAGGAGGCTCATCCCGGCGGCGGCACGGGCGGGCCTGCCGATGCGGCGATACCCCGGCGCGAACACGCCGCTGTAGGCGGACCGATCGATGAAGCTGTGGCGCGTCTCGCCGTAGGTCCAGACTGCCGCACGACGGAGGACGCCGTCCGCGCCGCCGTCAAGCTCGAGCGGCTCGCTGGCCGAGCGAGCGCCCCGCGCGGTCGTCTCGCGCCAGGAATGGGTGACATCCTCGACGGTGAACGCGATGTCCCTGACCCCGTCGCCGTGAGCCCTGACATGCTCCGCCACCTCGCCGTCCGGGGTCAGCGGCGCGGTGAGGACGAACGTGATGTCGTTGCGCCGCATGACGTAGCTCGCCCGGTCGCGGACGCCCGTCTCGAGGCCGGCGAAGGCGACCGGAGTGAAGCCCCACAGCGCTCGGTAGTAGGCGGCCGCCTGGCGCGCGTTGCCGACCCAGAACTCGATGTGGTCGATCCCGGCGAGCGGCAGGAAGTCGGCGGCTCGGGCGAAGGCTCCCGGATCGAGCCGCGCACCCGCCTGGTTCGCCGTCCCGAGGTCCGTCGGCAGTATCTGGGTCATGGGTGTGTCCTCCGATGCGACGCGGTCCGCGCACATGCACGAGGGACGGTGCGACACTTCGGTCGCCCATCGATCCGGGCCAGTATGGAACGCGGTCATGGAGCGTCAAGCGACGGCAGAGGAGCCTCATGTCCGATCGACCGACCCGGTCAGCCGCGATCGAGCGGCTGGAGCACGCCGGACGCGACATCCACGACCTCGGGCCGCGCGTCGAGGCCGGCGCGCCGTGGCCGCTCGCCGACCGGTTCGGCACCGAGCCCGAGGCACGTTGGGGGCCGCCCGAGATCCTCGCCCACCTCGCCGAGATGCTCCCGTTCTGGCTCGGTGAGATCGAGCGGATCGTCGCCTCCGCGCGTCCGTCGCCGTTCGGACGCGTCGCCACCGACGCCCTCCGGCTGGCGACGATCGAACGGGACCGCTCGCTCCCGCCACGTGAGTTGTTCTCGCGGATCGCGAACGACCTCGAGCGCTACGAGCGCCGCCTGCCGGAGCTTGCCGAGGCCGACCTCGCCGCGGTCGGGATCCACCCGCGATCCGGCGAGCTGTCCGTCGCGGACGTCCTCGAGCGAATGGTGGTCGGCCATCTCGAGGAGCACGTGGTCCAGATCCGCGAGGCGATCGGCTGACCCGATGTTCATCCTCTACGCGGTCGTCGTCGGAATCGTCGCCGGGTACCTGACGGGCGGCCGCCTCGAAGGCCTGGCGACCGTCCGGTTTCGCTGGGCCGGGCTCGCGATCGCCGGCTTCGCGATCCAGCTCATCCTCTTCCTCGGTCCGGTCGCCGAGGCCCTCGATGGCGCGCCGGCGCTCGGTGTCGCGGCCTATGTCGGATCGACGGCACTCGTCCTCGGCGCCGTGCTCGCCAACCTCCGACTGCGGGGACTCGCGATCGTCGCGCTGGGCGCCGCGCTCAATGCGGCCGCCATCGTGGCGAACGGCGGGATCATGCCCACCACGGTCGGGGCGCTCGCCATCGCGGGGCGCGCTCCCGGCATCGGTTTCTCGAATAGCGCGGTGCGGGTGGATCCGGCGCTTCCCTGGCTCGTGGACCGGTTCGGCCTGCCGTCATGGCTTCCGCTCGCGAACGTCTTTTCGCTCGGCGACGTCATCATCGGGCTCGGCATCGCGATCGCGGTGGCGGCCGGCATGCGCGCCCGCTCGAGGACCGCGGACGCAGCCCCCGTCCGACCCGGACCGCGGTAGTAC
This genomic interval carries:
- a CDS encoding CBS domain-containing protein, whose translation is MSDVTRVRPVAERVPTLLDEPIKVLRRRDPVRVAPGTSLATCLLAIQGTGTGDSVVVADAKGRLLGVLTERDIVAQLVGTDEELDRPVEALMNAEPHTLRLDDPIAAAVALMETGRYRNVPIVDATGTLQGIVRPQDVLRYLAEAFPEEVLNLPPRPHQQMKESEGA
- a CDS encoding DMT family transporter codes for the protein MDRRRAVGVLIVVVSACGFGSGALFAKPAYDAGIDWLTLLAWRFAIGATLAWLWLLISPARRAGLRAISRRQVAGALALGALYTGNASTYYAALETVSASLAALIVYIYPVLVAVLTLRIGQPLEGRRAWAALGVATLGAVLAIGGIDTTHTPPLSGLLLAVASPLIYACWIVLSARLGGERRDRAGHEDEAGAAAAVASALMMTASATIFWVVGLAADRPLAPTSIPAAAWAPLLGLGIASTFVAIQLFYAGARRIGAAQAALISTVEPVYTITLAALLLGEFLTPIQLAGGALILGAVLLAQTSGRARTAAPELRLADE
- a CDS encoding homogentisate 1,2-dioxygenase, coding for MFYISRGNVPHKRHTQHRAPDGSLYAEELFGVEGFVGRSSLLYHVTPPTRTHRVEAVREVRLDEAVDGLHRHRLTKTGAVQPGGDAIGGRIPLYFNADVVMGIVRPDESMPEDRFYRNGEADEMLFVHEGEGLFDSVFGPLRYGPGDYIVIPIGTTWRLAPDAGSEQRMLWLECPSELESPKRYRNEYGQLLEHAPYSARDIRIPEAVPPRTETGEFVVDVKVRGRITAYHYRHHPFDVVGWDGYLWPYIFNIGDFEPITGRVHQPPPVHQTFQGRNFVVCSFVPRKFDYHPLAIPAPYNHSNINSDEVIYYVAGNFMSRRGVEIASFTVHPAGIPHGPHPGTAEASIGKERTDELAVMVDTFHPLRLTRQAAELDDPAYPYSWLPPEDGGREASELASRGAEAFPD
- a CDS encoding N-acetyltransferase, coding for MTLIRPMRAADWPSVRRIYEAGIASGNATLERDAPEWDGWDAAHRTECRFVAVDLDERIIGWTALGPYAHRPVYAGVAWESVYVDPAAHGRGVGTALLGELIPASEAAGVWTLQAGILAENAASFALHARAGFRIVGVQRRLGRDAASRWRDVALLERRSAIVGDDPGG
- a CDS encoding fumarylacetoacetate hydrolase family protein translates to MRIAHVRERHAPAGTPWRLAAALGGPAAAAPSPGGWLDLEVARRRLLAADPRLAHNDGLFRSPVTTLDDHLAAGRRVEALRAILEGFLALTEPSEPDDPDDPDDPDDDAILAASDLRLGPPILRPPSLRDFYAFEGHVAAMWRRRGGEVPEAWYRLPVFYFSNVSELRGSDDSVWAPRGSSELDLELEVCALVDTPARDLDPARAEEAIGGYCILDDWSARDLQRDETTVRLGPAKGKDFASSIGPWLVTPDEIADARRPGATGPDLAMTATVFDAAGITHPIGRGRWSDARFSFGEMLARASADVGLRPGDLIGSGTVGTGCLLEVRDETLGRYLEPGDEVVLGIERLGELRTPIVDRPPSRDRR
- the hppD gene encoding 4-hydroxyphenylpyruvate dioxygenase yields the protein MTQILPTDLGTANQAGARLDPGAFARAADFLPLAGIDHIEFWVGNARQAAAYYRALWGFTPVAFAGLETGVRDRASYVMRRNDITFVLTAPLTPDGEVAEHVRAHGDGVRDIAFTVEDVTHSWRETTARGARSASEPLELDGGADGVLRRAAVWTYGETRHSFIDRSAYSGVFAPGYRRIGRPARAAAGMSLLEVDHCVGNVALGEMDSFVDFYRDVFGFSQLIHYDDSVIHTEYSALMSKVMTNGSGRIKFPINEPASGKKKSQIQEFLDWYGMPGCQHIALRTDDIVATVGTLRENGVEFLGMPHAYYETLAERVGDVGVPMATLEELGIEADRDEEGYLLQIFTRPVQDRPTFFFEVIERHGSRGFGVGNFKALFEAIEIEQARRGNL
- a CDS encoding DinB family protein, which translates into the protein MSDRPTRSAAIERLEHAGRDIHDLGPRVEAGAPWPLADRFGTEPEARWGPPEILAHLAEMLPFWLGEIERIVASARPSPFGRVATDALRLATIERDRSLPPRELFSRIANDLERYERRLPELAEADLAAVGIHPRSGELSVADVLERMVVGHLEEHVVQIREAIG
- a CDS encoding DUF5317 family protein, with the protein product MFILYAVVVGIVAGYLTGGRLEGLATVRFRWAGLAIAGFAIQLILFLGPVAEALDGAPALGVAAYVGSTALVLGAVLANLRLRGLAIVALGAALNAAAIVANGGIMPTTVGALAIAGRAPGIGFSNSAVRVDPALPWLVDRFGLPSWLPLANVFSLGDVIIGLGIAIAVAAGMRARSRTADAAPVRPGPR